The Triplophysa rosa linkage group LG15, Trosa_1v2, whole genome shotgun sequence genome has a segment encoding these proteins:
- the acat2 gene encoding acetyl-CoA acetyltransferase, cytosolic, whose protein sequence is MNTDAIVVVSAARTPIGSFNGALSSVPLHELGTVVIKDVLKRANLKPEEVSEVIMGHVLTAGHGQNPARQASVAAGIPYSVPAWSCQMVCGSGLKSVCLGTQSIMTGESSIVVAGGMESMSRAPHILNMRSGVKMGDAALLDSILTDGLTDAFHNYHMGITAENVAKQWGVTREAQDQFAVTSQNRTEAAQKAGYFDREIVPVMVPSRKGPVEVKVDEFPRLGSNIDAMSKLKPYFIKDGSGTVTPGNASGVNDGAAAAVLMSQSEAKKRGLKPMARIISWAQAGLDPSVMGTGPIPAIRKAAEKAGWKLDEVDLYEINEAFAAQSIAVVQELGLNREKVNVCGGAISLGHPLGMSGCRVLVTLLHSLQRTGGKKGVASLCIGGGMGIAMCVERE, encoded by the exons ATGAACACCGACGCGATTGTTGTCGTTTCTGCCGCAAGAACTCCTATAG GGTCATTCAATGGAGCCCTTAGTAGTGTACCCCTCCATGAACTCGGGACAGTAGTCATTAAAGACGTGTTGAAGAGGGCTAATTTAAAACCAGAGGAGGTCTCAGAGGTCATCATGGGACATGTTCTCACTGCAG GTCATGGGCAGAACCCTGCCCGGCAGGCAAGTGTTGCAGCTGGTATTCCATACTCTGTGCCAGCGTGGAGCTGTCAGATGGTGTGTGGATCTGGCCTAAAATCTGTCTGTCTTGGGACTCAGTCCATCATGACAGGAGAATCCAGTATAGTAGTAGCAGGAGGCATGGAGAGCATGAGTCGG GCTCCTCACATACTGAATATGAGGTCAGGGGTGAAGATGGGAGATGCTGCTTTGCTGGATTCTATATTGACTGATGGACTCACAGATGCTTTTCACAACTACCACATGGGCATCACAG CTGAAAATGTGGCCAAGCAGTGGGGTGTGACCCGTGAAGCGCAGGACCAGTTTGCTGTGACTTCACAGAACAGAACTGAAGCTGCACAGAAGGCCGGATATTTTGACCGGGAGATAGTGCCTGTCATGGTTCCCTCTAGGAAAG GTCCAGTTGAAGTGAAAGTCGATGAGTTTCCTCGGCTTGGTAGTAATATTGATGCTATGTCTAAACTAAAGCCCTATTTTATAAAGGACGGTTCTGGTACGGTAACACCTGGCAATGCATCAG GGGTAAATGATGGAGCCGCAGCTGCTGTTCTCATGAGCCAATCAGAGGCTAAGAAGCGGGGCCTAAAACCAATGGCACGGATCATATCCTGGGCTCAGGCTGGCCTTGACCCTTCAGTCATGGGCACAGGGCCCATTCCTGCTATCAGGAAAGCT GCTGAGAAAGCAGGATGGAAGCTGGATGAGGTCGATCTGTATGAGATAAATGAAGCTTTTGCTGCTCAGTCCATTGCAGTGGTACAGGAGCTTGGCCTAAACCGTGAAAAG GTTAATGTGTGTGGAGGAGCTATTTCTCTTGGACATCCTCTTGGTATGTCTGGTTGTAGAGTGTTGGTGACTCTGCTCCATTCACTTCAGAGGACCGGGGGGAAGAAAGGGGTTGCGTCATTGTGTATAGGTGGTGGAATGGGGATAGCCATGTGTGTAGAAAGAGAGTAA
- the kif25 gene encoding kinesin-like protein KIF25, translating to MPLFINRDQIFAHQVHLLEHKLRNKEDHILELETENALLHLRLAESLAKLRYERNEDIRVQKQKHQQRQVQKSTHVALSKLLYEVKVLKQDLRDVFTISKGFAKELEDQSRQLLKCVGTARNGIQDHQSDIHKLQDQVAALEHTLHEEQQRYREERVRRRLLHNTLVELRGNIRVHCRVRPILPIDHSPGSPTSNGISSCEAVIQAVNDDSVLVNCVKTSSPVMNKIFEFERVHGPDDDQETVFEEVKPLLTSLLDGFNVCIMAYGQTGSGKTHTMIGSQSEGPTATVKDSQQGIIPKAADELFKLISEKPADSHTVEMSVVEVHNNEVLDLLARDEDGEVVGVKREVITTSTGTSDVPCLTYELVRSSAEVMQLINSVLKLRAHSPTMVHRDSSRSHFIVTLTVTSKSPDALTLARTLQSTRQDVRRVSQKEWWSPRCRRAASSRTSSPASSPYHSPCHSPCPSPRPSIAQTPLKTKLQLVDLAGSECVGMSGVTGAALWESSCINRSLSALSDVLGALAEQRPHVPYRNSKLTHLLQDAIGGDAKLLIMLCASPTQRFLTESLQSLGFGARARQVQREPPRRKNTALKMK from the exons ATGCCTCTGTTTATTAATCGAGACCAGATATTTGCGCATCAAGTCCACCTTTTAGAGCATAAACTACGG AATAAGGAGGACCACATATTGGAGTTGGAAACAGAGAATGCTCTCCTTCACCTGAGACTCGCTGAG TCTTTGGCCAAACTTCGATATGAAAGGAATGAGGACATCCGTGTCCAGAAACAGAAGCATCAGCAGAGACAAGTGCAGAAGTCCACACATGTGGCTCTCTCCAAACTTCTGTATGAAGTTAAG GTGCTCAAACAGGACTTGAGGGATGTCTTTACAATCTCCAAGGGGTTTGCCAAAGAACTGGAGGATCAAAGCAGACAGCTTTTGAAATGTGTGGGAACAGCCAGAAATGGTATCCAGGATCACCAAAGTGATATTCATA AGCTGCAGGATCAGGTAGCGGCTCTTGAACACACTTTACATGAAGAGCAGCAGAGGTACAGAGAGGAGAGAGTGAGGAGGAGACTGCTCCACAACACTTTGGTT GAGCTGAGGGGCAATATAAGAGTTCACTGCAGGGTCCGTCCAATTCTACCTATTGATCACAGCCCAGGATCCCCCACATCTAATGg catatCATCATGTGAAGCAGTGATCCAAGCTGTCAATGAT GACTCTGTACTTGTAAACTGCGTCAAAACCTCGAGTCCTGTAATGAACAAAATATTTGAGTTTGAGAG AGTACATGGTCCAGATGATGATCAAGAGACTGTGTTTGAAGAAGTGAAGCCTCTTCTGACCTCTCTGCTTGATGG GTTTAATGTGTGTATTATGGCATATGGGCAGACGGGCAGTGGAAAGACACACACGATGATCGGCTCGCAGTCTGAAGGCCCCACAGCTACAGTGAAGGACTCTCAACAGGGCATCATTCCAAAAGCAGCCGATGAACTATTCAA GCTGATCTCAGAGAAACCTGCAGACAGTCATACAGTGGAGATGTCAGTGGTGGAGGTTCATAATAATGAGGTTCTGGACCTGCTGGCCAGAGATGAAGATGGTGAAGTAGTCGGGGTGAAGAGAGAGGTTATCACCACCAGCACAGGCACCAGTGACGTGCCCTGTTTAACATATGA GCTGGTACGGAGTTCAGCAGAGGTGATGCAGCTGATCAACTCTGTGTTAAAACTAAGAGCTCACAGTCCCACCATGGTGCACAGAGACTCTTCGAGATCTCATTTCATCGTCACTCTCACCGTCACCTCCAAAAGCCCTGATGCACTGACACTGG CTCGCACGCTTCAGAGTACCAGACAGGATGTCCGAAGGGTGTCCCAGAAGGAATGGTGGAGCCCGCGTTGCCGCAGGGCCGCCTCTTCTCGCACATCTAGCCCCGCCTCTTCACCGTACCACTCCCCCTGTCACTCACCGTGCCCCTCTCCCCGACCCAGCATCGCACAGACTCCCCTCAAGACCAAGCTGCAGTTAGTAGACCTGGCTGGGAGTGAGTGTGTGG GGATGTCAGGTGTGACAGGTGCAGCTCTATGGGAGAGCTCCTGTATAAATCGCAGTCTCTCGGCTTTGTCTGATGTTCTGGGAGCTTTAGCTGAACAACGACCTCACGTACCCTACCGCAACAGCAAACTAACACATCTGCTCCAGGACGCCATAG GAGGGGATGCCAAGCTTCTGATAATGCTGTGTGCGTCTCCCACTCAACGCTTTCTCACGGAGTCCCTTCAGTCTCTGGGCTTCGGTGCCAGAGCCAGACAGGTCCAGAGAGAACCGCCACGCAGAAAAAACACAGCTCTGAAGATGAAGTAA
- the hebp2 gene encoding heme-binding protein 2: MLKAIGQTFFSTGLQHPKFTPRESKGDYEIRTYHTTQWVSTAVSGMEQDPALSIGFRRLFKYIQGTNEKKCKVEMTAPVSCKMEPGAGPACESTFTVSFYIPEEHQADPPKPSEADVFIENRTEFTAFVRTYGGFANSQNSHEELQKLIESLNKDGMKFKEAPYFRAGYDSPFKLTNRRNEVWLIKDEE, from the exons ATGCTAAAAGCAATCGGCCAAACTTTCTTTTCAACTGGACTGCAGCACCCTAAGTTTACTCCTCGAGAGAGTAAG GGAGATTATGAGATCCGCACTTACCACACAACTCAGTGGGTTAGCACAGCTGTCAGTGGCATGGAGCAGGACCCAGCCCTCAGCATAGGGTTCAGAAGACTCTTCAAATATATCCAGGGAACTAATGAAAAGA AGTGTAAGGTGGAGATGACTGCACCTGTGAGCTGTAAGATGGAACCTGGGGCTGGGCCTGCCTGTGAGAGCACCTTCACTGTGTCCTTTTACATTCCTGAGGAACATCAGGCTGACCCACCCAAACCTTCCgaagcagatgtttttattgagaacagaacagaatttaCGGCATTTGTTAG GACCTACGGAGGCTTTGCTAACAGTCAGAACAGCCACGAGGAACTTCAGAAACTGATCGAGAGCCTCAATAAAGATGGAATGAAATTCAAGGAGGCCCCATATTTCAGGGCGGGGTACGACAGCCCCTTTAAACTGACCAACCGCAGGAATGAGGTGTGGCTCATTAAAGATGAAGAATAA